The Actinocorallia herbida DNA window GACGCCCACCTCGTCCAGCGGGATGTCGGTCTTGCCCTGGAAGCGGTTCTCCAGGTTCCAGGTGGTGCGGCCGTGCCTCCACAGCACGATCTTCCGCCTCACGCGGTGCCTCGCGCGCGCTGGGCCATGTGCGCGTTGATGTCGGCGGGCAGTTCCACCGGCGGGCAGTCCTTCCACAGCCGCTCGAGGGCGTAGAAGCTGCGCTCCTCCTCGTGCTGGACGTGGACGATCACGTCGATGTAGTCGAGGAGGATCCAGCGGCCTTCGCGCTGCCCTTCGCGCCGGACGGGCTTGGCGCCCGCCTCTTCGCGGAGGCGGTCCTCGATCTCGTCGACGATGGCGTGGATCTGCCTGTCGTTGGTCCCGGAGCACAGCAGAAAGGCATCGGTGATGACCAGTTGCTCGCTCACGTCGTAGGCGATGATGTCGTCGGCCAGCTTGTCCGCCGCCGCCTGCGCGGCGAGGGTGATGAGCTGGACGGCCCTTTCGGATGCGGACACTGAGTCGTGGTCCCTCTCGTAGCCTGGTACTGCCGCTCTCAGCGTATCCGGACCCTCCGGAATCACCGAACGACTTAACGGGCCCGGGCCGGGGTAAGGCTGTGCACATGCTTGCGCTCCCCGACGAGATCAACGGCTTCCTCTTCGACCTGGACGGGGTCGTGACGGACACCGCTGCGGTGCACGCGGCCGCCTGGAAGCGGATGTTCGACACATTCCTCGCCGAGAGGAATCTGGACCCCTTCAAACTTCCGGAGGATTACACGCGCTTTGTCGACGGCAAGAAACGGGAGGACGGGACGAGATCGTTCCTGGAGTCGCGGGGCGTGGTCCTGCCCGACGGCGATCCGGATGATCCGCCCGAGGCCGAGACGGTCTACGGGCTGGGCAACCGCAAGAACGCCCTGGTGCTCACGCTGATCGCCGAGGACGGGGTGGCGGTCTTCCCGGACGCGGTGGCCCTGCTGGAGCGGGTCCGCGCGGCGGGGGGCCGCACGGCCCTGGTGTCGTCGAGCGCGAACGCGGAGGCGGTCCTGGAGGCCGTGGGCCTGACGGGCCTGTTCGACGCCCGGATCGACGGGGTGACGGCCCGGGAACGGGGCCTGCCGGGCAAGCCCGCGCCCGATATGTTCCTGGCGGGCGCGGAGGCGGTGGGGCTGCCTCCGTCGGCCTGTGCCGCATTCGAGGACGCCCTCGCCGGGGTGGCGGCGGGACGGGCGGGTGGTTTCGCGCTAGTAGTCGGGGTGGACCGGGTCAAGGACGGGGCGCACGGCCCCTCTTTGGCCGAAAACGGTGCCGATGTCGTGGTGACCGATCTGCGCGAGCTTGTGGAGCAGCAATGAATCCTCCCTACGAGGTGGACCCCTGGCGAATCCGGGAAACCGAGCTGGATCTCGCCCGCCTCGCCCAGACGGAGTCCGTCTTCGCCCTGTCGAACGGGCACATCGGCGTCCGGGGCAATCTTGACGAAGGCGAACCGAGCGGCCTTCCGGGCTCCTACCTGAACTCCCTGTACGAGCAGCGCCCGCTGCCGCACGCCGAGGCCGGGTACGGGTATCCGGAGTCGGGCGAGACGGTGATCAACGTCACCAACGGCAAGATCATCCGCCTGCTGGTGGACGACGAGCCCCTCGACGTCCGCTTCGGCGACCTGGAGTCGCACGAGCGGGTGCTCGACCTGCGCGCCGGGACCCTGACCCGCCGGATGGTCTGGAAGTCGCCGGCGGGCGCCCGGATCGGGCTGACCTCGACCCGGATCGTCTCGCTGACCCAGCGCGCGATCATGGCGATCCACTACGAGGTGGAGGCGCTGGACGAGGAGACCCAGTTCGTCGTCCAGTCCGAGCTGGTGGCCAACGAGCCGCTGCCGGGGCCGGGGCGGGCCGATCCGCGGGTGTCCGCGGTGCTGATGGCCCCTCTGGTCGAGGACGAGCACTTCGCCAACGACGACCGGGTCGTCCTGGTCCATGAGACGCGGGCGAGCGGGCTGCGGATGGCCGCGGCGATGAGCCACGAGATCGAGGCGCCGGGCAAGATGTCGGTCGACGCCGAGGCGCAGCCGGACATCGGCCGGGTGACGGTGGCGACCCGGCTCAAGGCGGGCCAGAAGCTCACCCTCGTGAAGTACGTCGCCTATGGCTGGTCGAGTCACCGGACCCGGGCCGCGCTGCACGACCAGGTGGCGGCGGCGCTCGCGGGCGCGGAGCTGACGGGCTGGGAAGGCCTCGTCGAGGAGCAGCGCGCCTATCTCGAGGAGTTCTGGCGGGGCGCCGACGTGCAGGTGGAGGGCGACCCGGAGGTGCAGCAGGCCGTCCGGTTCGCCCTGTTCCACATCCTCCAGGCGGGGGCCCGCGCGGAGCGGCGGATGATCCCGGCGAAGGGGCTCACCGGCCCCGGCTACGACGGCCACACCTTCTGGGACACCGAGACCTTCGTCCTTCCGGTCCTCACCTACGCGCTCCCGGACGCCGCGGCCGACGCGCTGCGCTGGCGGCACTCGACGATCCCGCAGGCGCTGGAGCGGGCGGCGCAGCTGAACCTGCCGGGGGCCTCGTTCCCGTGGCGGACGATCAGCGGCCAGGAGTGCTCGGGGTACTGGCCCGCCGGAACCGCGGCGTTCCACATCAACGCCGACATCGCCGAGGCCGTCGCGCGCTATGTGGACGCCACCCAGGACGAGGCCTTCGCGCGCGAGATCGGGGTGGACCTGCTGGTGCACACCGCCCGGCTGTGGCGGGGCATCGGCCACCACGACCTCAACGGCAAGTTCCGCATCCACGGGGTGACCGGCCCGGACGAGTACAGCGCGGTGGCCGACAACAACGTGTACACCAACCTCATGGCGCAGGCGAACCTCCGGGACGCCGCGGACGTGGCGCTGGCGATGCCCGAGGAGGCGGCCCGGCTGGGGGTGACGGCCGAGGAGGCCGCCTCGTGGCGGGACGCGGCCGACAAGATGCTGATCCCGTTCGACGAGCGGCTCGGGGTGCATCCGCAGAG harbors:
- a CDS encoding beta-phosphoglucomutase family hydrolase, which translates into the protein MLALPDEINGFLFDLDGVVTDTAAVHAAAWKRMFDTFLAERNLDPFKLPEDYTRFVDGKKREDGTRSFLESRGVVLPDGDPDDPPEAETVYGLGNRKNALVLTLIAEDGVAVFPDAVALLERVRAAGGRTALVSSSANAEAVLEAVGLTGLFDARIDGVTARERGLPGKPAPDMFLAGAEAVGLPPSACAAFEDALAGVAAGRAGGFALVVGVDRVKDGAHGPSLAENGADVVVTDLRELVEQQ
- the rsfS gene encoding ribosome silencing factor, giving the protein MSASERAVQLITLAAQAAADKLADDIIAYDVSEQLVITDAFLLCSGTNDRQIHAIVDEIEDRLREEAGAKPVRREGQREGRWILLDYIDVIVHVQHEEERSFYALERLWKDCPPVELPADINAHMAQRARGTA
- a CDS encoding glycoside hydrolase family 65 protein → MNPPYEVDPWRIRETELDLARLAQTESVFALSNGHIGVRGNLDEGEPSGLPGSYLNSLYEQRPLPHAEAGYGYPESGETVINVTNGKIIRLLVDDEPLDVRFGDLESHERVLDLRAGTLTRRMVWKSPAGARIGLTSTRIVSLTQRAIMAIHYEVEALDEETQFVVQSELVANEPLPGPGRADPRVSAVLMAPLVEDEHFANDDRVVLVHETRASGLRMAAAMSHEIEAPGKMSVDAEAQPDIGRVTVATRLKAGQKLTLVKYVAYGWSSHRTRAALHDQVAAALAGAELTGWEGLVEEQRAYLEEFWRGADVQVEGDPEVQQAVRFALFHILQAGARAERRMIPAKGLTGPGYDGHTFWDTETFVLPVLTYALPDAAADALRWRHSTIPQALERAAQLNLPGASFPWRTISGQECSGYWPAGTAAFHINADIAEAVARYVDATQDEAFAREIGVDLLVHTARLWRGIGHHDLNGKFRIHGVTGPDEYSAVADNNVYTNLMAQANLRDAADVALAMPEEAARLGVTAEEAASWRDAADKMLIPFDERLGVHPQSAGFTDHAPWDFLNTPPGDYPLLLHYPYFDLYRKQVVKQADLVLAMQLCGHAFTPEEKERNFAYYEALTVRDSSLSAQTQAVMAAEVGYLELAHDYLAETALMDLRDLGHDTANGLHLASLAGAWNALVSGFGGLRPDHGTLCFSPRLPETLGKLSFRLRYRGSLICVTVRPNAATYALYEGEPVQISHHGEEHLLDKEITLTIPKITPNLPAPHQPPGRSPRRHTHDPFHDQGTV